In Neofelis nebulosa isolate mNeoNeb1 chromosome 10, mNeoNeb1.pri, whole genome shotgun sequence, one DNA window encodes the following:
- the OAF gene encoding out at first protein homolog isoform X2, producing the protein MAQPGRTRRFQPQGPRTDFLLRGSWVNPSSDSPSLRSGIGKSPVEPLSPAEPQSLLLQYWWKISPHMPTPPCAGDHLQERKDVKIFRALILGELEKGQSQFQALCFVTRLHHNEIIPSEAMAKLRQKNPRAVRQAEEVRGLEHLHMDIAVNFSQGGLLSPHLRNVCAEAVDTIYARREDVRFWLEQGVDSSVFEALPEASEQVHLSRCGQVGDGGKPCVCRYGLSLAWYPCMLKYCHSRDRPTPYKCGIRSCQKNYSFDFYVPQRQLCLWDEDP; encoded by the exons ATGGCCCAGCCTGGCAGGACAAGGAGATTCCAGCCTCAGGGCCCAAGAACGGATTTCCTGTTGAGAGGAAGCTGGGTTAACCCAAGCTCTGATTCACCTTCCTTGAGATCTGGCATCGGAAAGAGCCCCGTGGAACCTCTGTCGCCAgctgagcctcagtctctccTTCTGCAATACTGGTGGAAAATCTCCCCGCACATGCCCACACCTCCCTGTGCTGGAGATCATTTGCAGGAGAGGAAA GACGTGAAGATCTTCCGAGCCCTGATCCTGGGGGagctggagaaggggcagagtcAGTTCCAGGCACTCTGCTTTGTCACCCGGCTGCACCACAATGAGATCATCCCCAGCGAGGCCATGGCCAAGCTTCGACAG AAGAACCCTCGGGCAGTGCGGCAGGCTGAGGAGGTGCGGGGCCTAGAGCACCTGCACATGGACATCGCCGTCAACTTCAGCCAGGGGGGCCTGCTGAGCCCCCATCTCCGCAACGTGTGTGCCGAGGCCGTGGATACCATCTACGCCCGCCGGGAGGACGTCCGCTTCTGGCTGGAGCAAG GTGTGGACAGCTCCGTGTTTGAGGCTCTGCCGGAGGCCTCGGAGCAGGTGCACCTGTCCCGCTGCGGGCAGGTGGGGGATGGCGGGAAGCCCTGTGTCTGCCGCTACGGCCTGAGCCTGGCCTGGTACCCCTGCATGCTCAAGTACTGCCACAGCCGTGACCGGCCGACCCCCTACAAGTGCGGCATCCGCAGCTGCCAGAAAAACTACAGCTTCGACTTCTATGTGCCCCAGCGGCAGCTGTGTCTCTGGGATGAGGACCCCTAG